From Pyxicephalus adspersus chromosome 7, UCB_Pads_2.0, whole genome shotgun sequence, a single genomic window includes:
- the FLCN gene encoding folliculin isoform X1, which yields MNAIVALCHFCELHGPRTLFCTEALHSPVPQGAGCGDSLGPGEPVEEEEGGIQMSSRIRSHSPADGASAGSNSPRLRKSEMCEGCRSLAAGHPGYISHDKETSIKYVSHQHPNHPQLFSIVRQACVRSLSCEVCPGREGPIFFGDEQHGFVFSHTFFIKDSLARGFQRWYSIIVIMMDRIYLINSWPFLLAKIRGVIDELQGKALKMCQKYSYKNHDCLVGVKNYVFEAEQYGCPQRTIRINTAFTPYMHQRNGNAARSLTSLTNDDNLWACLHTSFAWLLKACGCRLTEKLLEGAPTEDTLVQMEKQADLEEECAAWESHEEEEGRPCPIPNVLEGRELSKCPTESSVLSDCSWNIPSHRTAVFRSLRHMRQVLGPSAFRMLAWHVLMGNQVIWKGQNKELIQSAFDVLQAMLPVGCVRIIPYSEKYEDAYRCNFLGLSPQAEIPPHVQSSEFAVMIDVRIAPRSNLYPVLFDEEPLSKYEFVVASGSPVATDRVGLTILNKIEAALSNENLSMDVVDQCLVCLKEEWMNKVKVLFKFTKVDSRPKEDTQKLLGILGASEEDNVKLLKFWMTGLSKTYKSHLMSSVRSPTSSECRN from the exons ATGAACGCCATCGTAGCTCTGTGCCACTTCTGCGAGCTCCATGGACCGCGTACTCTCTTCTGTACAGAGGCTCTGCACTCTCCAGTCCCACAGGGGGCTGGCTGCGGAGACAGCCTGGGTCCTGGGGAGCCGGTGGAGGAGGAAGAAGGGGGGATCCAGATGAGCAGCAGGATCCGATCACACAGTCCTGCCGATGGAGCAAGTGCAGGATCGAACAGCCCGAGGCTCAGGAAATCTGAGATGTGTGAG ggTTGTCGTTCTTTGGCTGCCGGACATCCCGGGTACATTAGCCATGACAAGGAGACCTCCATTAAGTATGTCAGCCATCAGCACCCCAATCACCCGCAGCTGTTCAGTATTGTACGCCAAGCCTGTGTACGCAGCCTGAGCTGTGAG GTCTGTCCTGGCCGGGAAGGTCCCATTTTCTTTGGTGACGAGCAGCATGGATTCGTGTTCAGTCACACCTTCTTCATAAAGGACAGCTTGGCCCGAGGCTTCCAGCGCTGGTACAGCATCATAGTCATCATGATGGACAGAATCTACCTAATCAACTCCTGGCCTTTCCTGCTGGCTAAAATTAGAGGGGTCATAGATGAGCTTCAGGGCAAGGCATTAAAA ATGTGCCAAAAGTATAGCTATAAGAATCATGACTGTTTGGTTGGAGTGAAAAACTAT gtgtttgaaGCAGAGCAGTATGGATGCCCACAGCGCACTATAAGGATTAACACGGCCTTCACCCCATACATGCACCAGAGGAATGGAAACGCAGCCCGCTCTCTTACCTCACTTACCAATGATGACAACCTGTGGGCCTGCCTGCACACTTCTTTTGCATG GTTATTGAAGGCATGTGGGTGTCGCCTTACTGAAAAGCTTCTTGAAGGTGCCCCAACAGAGGACACTTTGGTGCAAATGGAGAAGCAGGCAG ACCTGGAGGAAGAATGTGCAGCCTGGGAAAGCCATGAGGAGGAAGAGGGAAGGCCATGTCCCATACCTAATGTCTTGGAGGGGAGAGAACTGTCAAAGTGCCCCACAGAATCCTCTGTGCTGTCAGACTGTAGCTGGAACATCCCTTCTCACAGGACAGCGGTGTTCAGATCTCTTCGTCACATGAGACAG GTGCTTGGTCCATCTGCTTTCCGTATGCTAGCCTGGCATGTTCTGATGGGAAATCAAGTCATATGGAAGGGCCAGAACAAAGAGCTCATCCAGTCTGCCTTCGATGTCCTCCAG GCTATGCTTCCTGTGGGCTGTGTTCGTATAATCCCATACAGCGAAAAATATGAGGACGCCTATCGATGCAACTTTTTGGGACTGAGCCCACAAGCGGAGATCCCCCCACATGTGCAAAGCTCTG aATTTGCAGTCATGATCGATGTCCGCATTGCCCCACGTAGTAATCTGTATCCTGTTCTGTTCGATGAAGAGCCTCTCAGCAAATATGAGtttgtggtggccagtgggagcCCGGTAGCAACAGACCGGG ttggGCTGACCATCCTGAACAAGATTGAAGCTGCCCTTAGCAATGAGAACCTGTCAATGGATGTAGTGGACCAGTGCCTGGTTTGTCTAAAGGAGGAATGGATGAA TAAAGTGAAGGTCCTGTTCAAGTTCACCAAAGTTGACAGCCGCCCCAAGGAAGACACACAGAAACTGCTCGGCATTTTGGGGGCTTCAGAGGAAGACAACGTGAAGCTGCTAAAGTTCTGGATGACGGGACTCAGCAAGACCTACAAGTCGCACCTGATGTCCAGCGTACGCAGCCCCACTTCATCTGAATGCCGGAACTGA
- the FLCN gene encoding folliculin isoform X2, whose product MNAIVALCHFCELHGPRTLFCTEALHSPVPQGAGCGDSLGPGEPVEEEEGGIQMSSRIRSHSPADGASAGSNSPRLRKSEMCEGCRSLAAGHPGYISHDKETSIKYVSHQHPNHPQLFSIVRQACVRSLSCEVCPGREGPIFFGDEQHGFVFSHTFFIKDSLARGFQRWYSIIVIMMDRIYLINSWPFLLAKIRGVIDELQGKALKVFEAEQYGCPQRTIRINTAFTPYMHQRNGNAARSLTSLTNDDNLWACLHTSFAWLLKACGCRLTEKLLEGAPTEDTLVQMEKQADLEEECAAWESHEEEEGRPCPIPNVLEGRELSKCPTESSVLSDCSWNIPSHRTAVFRSLRHMRQVLGPSAFRMLAWHVLMGNQVIWKGQNKELIQSAFDVLQAMLPVGCVRIIPYSEKYEDAYRCNFLGLSPQAEIPPHVQSSEFAVMIDVRIAPRSNLYPVLFDEEPLSKYEFVVASGSPVATDRVGLTILNKIEAALSNENLSMDVVDQCLVCLKEEWMNKVKVLFKFTKVDSRPKEDTQKLLGILGASEEDNVKLLKFWMTGLSKTYKSHLMSSVRSPTSSECRN is encoded by the exons ATGAACGCCATCGTAGCTCTGTGCCACTTCTGCGAGCTCCATGGACCGCGTACTCTCTTCTGTACAGAGGCTCTGCACTCTCCAGTCCCACAGGGGGCTGGCTGCGGAGACAGCCTGGGTCCTGGGGAGCCGGTGGAGGAGGAAGAAGGGGGGATCCAGATGAGCAGCAGGATCCGATCACACAGTCCTGCCGATGGAGCAAGTGCAGGATCGAACAGCCCGAGGCTCAGGAAATCTGAGATGTGTGAG ggTTGTCGTTCTTTGGCTGCCGGACATCCCGGGTACATTAGCCATGACAAGGAGACCTCCATTAAGTATGTCAGCCATCAGCACCCCAATCACCCGCAGCTGTTCAGTATTGTACGCCAAGCCTGTGTACGCAGCCTGAGCTGTGAG GTCTGTCCTGGCCGGGAAGGTCCCATTTTCTTTGGTGACGAGCAGCATGGATTCGTGTTCAGTCACACCTTCTTCATAAAGGACAGCTTGGCCCGAGGCTTCCAGCGCTGGTACAGCATCATAGTCATCATGATGGACAGAATCTACCTAATCAACTCCTGGCCTTTCCTGCTGGCTAAAATTAGAGGGGTCATAGATGAGCTTCAGGGCAAGGCATTAAAA gtgtttgaaGCAGAGCAGTATGGATGCCCACAGCGCACTATAAGGATTAACACGGCCTTCACCCCATACATGCACCAGAGGAATGGAAACGCAGCCCGCTCTCTTACCTCACTTACCAATGATGACAACCTGTGGGCCTGCCTGCACACTTCTTTTGCATG GTTATTGAAGGCATGTGGGTGTCGCCTTACTGAAAAGCTTCTTGAAGGTGCCCCAACAGAGGACACTTTGGTGCAAATGGAGAAGCAGGCAG ACCTGGAGGAAGAATGTGCAGCCTGGGAAAGCCATGAGGAGGAAGAGGGAAGGCCATGTCCCATACCTAATGTCTTGGAGGGGAGAGAACTGTCAAAGTGCCCCACAGAATCCTCTGTGCTGTCAGACTGTAGCTGGAACATCCCTTCTCACAGGACAGCGGTGTTCAGATCTCTTCGTCACATGAGACAG GTGCTTGGTCCATCTGCTTTCCGTATGCTAGCCTGGCATGTTCTGATGGGAAATCAAGTCATATGGAAGGGCCAGAACAAAGAGCTCATCCAGTCTGCCTTCGATGTCCTCCAG GCTATGCTTCCTGTGGGCTGTGTTCGTATAATCCCATACAGCGAAAAATATGAGGACGCCTATCGATGCAACTTTTTGGGACTGAGCCCACAAGCGGAGATCCCCCCACATGTGCAAAGCTCTG aATTTGCAGTCATGATCGATGTCCGCATTGCCCCACGTAGTAATCTGTATCCTGTTCTGTTCGATGAAGAGCCTCTCAGCAAATATGAGtttgtggtggccagtgggagcCCGGTAGCAACAGACCGGG ttggGCTGACCATCCTGAACAAGATTGAAGCTGCCCTTAGCAATGAGAACCTGTCAATGGATGTAGTGGACCAGTGCCTGGTTTGTCTAAAGGAGGAATGGATGAA TAAAGTGAAGGTCCTGTTCAAGTTCACCAAAGTTGACAGCCGCCCCAAGGAAGACACACAGAAACTGCTCGGCATTTTGGGGGCTTCAGAGGAAGACAACGTGAAGCTGCTAAAGTTCTGGATGACGGGACTCAGCAAGACCTACAAGTCGCACCTGATGTCCAGCGTACGCAGCCCCACTTCATCTGAATGCCGGAACTGA
- the COPS3 gene encoding COP9 signalosome complex subunit 3 — MASAMEQFVTSVRQLSSQGQMTQLCELINKSGELLAKNLSHLDTVLGALDVQEHSLGVLAVLFVKFSMPSIPDFEMLFSQVQLFISTCNGEHIRYATDTFAGLCHQLTNALVEGKQPLRGICVLRQAIDKMQMNTNQLTSIHADLCQLCLLAKCFKPALAYLDVDMMDICKENGAYDARPFLCYYYYGGMIYTGLKNFERALYFYEQAITTPAMAVSHIMLESYKKYILVSLILLGKVQQLPKYTSQIVGRFIKDKMTGSAPPPSRNVN, encoded by the exons ATGGCCTCCGCTATGGAGCAGTTCGTCACCAGCGTCCGTCAGCTCTCCTCCCAAG GGCAAATGACTCAGCTGTGTGAGCTGATAAACAAAAGCGGGGAGCTGTTAGCAAAAAATCTCTCTCATCTGGACACGGTGCTCGGGGCCCTAGATGTGCAGGAACATTCTCTGGGGGTCCTCGCAGTTTT GTTTGTGAAGTTTTCCATGCCCAGTATTCCTGATTTTGAGATGCTGTTTTCTCAAGTCCAGCTCTTTATCAGCACTTGCAATGGAGAACACATTAGATACGCTACAGACACCT TCGCTGGTCTATGCCATCAGTTAACAAATGCACTTGTGGAGGGAAAACAG cCCCTGAGAGGAATCTGTGTTCTTAGACAAGCCATAGACAAGATGCAAATGAATACAAATCAACTAACCTCAATTCATGCAGATCTCTGCCAG CTCTGTTTGTTAGCGAAATGCTTTAAGCCAGCTCTTGCTTATTTAGACGTAGATATGATGGATATCTGTAAAGAAAACGGTGCTTATGATGCCAGGCCCTTCCTGTGTTACTACTACTATGGGGGCATGATCTACACGGGGTTAAAGAACTTTGAGAGGGCGCTATACTTTTACGAACAG GCGATCACAACGCCGGCCATGGCAGTCAGTCACATCATGTTGGAATCTTATAAAAAGTATATCTTAGTCTCTTTGATACTTCTTGGGAAAGTACAGCAGCTGCCTAAATATACCTCACAGATTGTCGGGAGATTCATTAAG GATAAAATGACAGGTTCAGCTCCACCCCCATCCAGGAATGTAAACTAA
- the NT5M gene encoding 5'(3')-deoxyribonucleotidase, mitochondrial — MSLPRLLRGGGALSTSLRGCTSRLRVLVDMDGVLADFEGGFLKKYRTRYPQEPYIELEERRGFWVSEQYENLKPGLSGKAISIWESKNFFLEFDPIDGAVEAVKEMSNLPNTDVFICTSPIKRYQYCSYEKYAWVEKHFGHEFLEQIILTRDKTVVSADLLIDDRPDITGAEANPTWEHILFTACHNRHLGTTSPLRRLQSWQDDWKGILDSKRSELSEACKGARQSQLKD, encoded by the exons ATGTCTCTGCCCAGGCTGCTGCGCGGGGGAGGGGCTTTGTCCACCAGCCTGCGAGGATGCACAAGCCGACTGCGAGTTCTGGTCGACATGGACGGCGTGCTGGCCGACTTTGAAGGCGGCTTTTTGAAGAAGTATAGAACTCGATACCCCCAGGAGCCTTATATTGAGTTGGAGGAGCGCCGAGGATTCTGGGTATCCGAACAGTATGAGAACTTAAAGCCGGGCCTTAGT GGAAAAGCCATTAGCATCTGGGAATCAAAGAACTTCTTCTTGGAATTTGATCCAATAGATGGCGCTGTGGAGGCCGTGAAAGAAATGTCCAACCTACCCAA cactGATGTCTTTATATGCACCAGTCCAATCAAACGGTACCAATACTGTTCATATGAAAAG TATGCCTGGGTGGAGAAGCACTTTGGACATGAGTTTTTGGAGCAGATTATTCTGACAAGAGACAAGACTGTGGTTTCTGCTGACCTTTTGATTGATGACCGTCCAGATATAACAG GAGCAGAAGCCAACCCCACCTGGGAACACATCCTCTTCACGGCCTGCCACAATCGCCACCTTGGCACAACCTCACCCCTCAGGAGGCTCCAGTCATGGCAGGATGACTGGAAGGGAATCCTAGACAGCAAGCGCTCTGAGCTGTCTGAAGCATGCAAGGGAGCCCGCCAATCCCAGCTGAAGGATTAA